From Coregonus clupeaformis isolate EN_2021a unplaced genomic scaffold, ASM2061545v1 scaf0090, whole genome shotgun sequence, one genomic window encodes:
- the LOC121558858 gene encoding zinc finger protein OZF-like has translation MGTNLAQGRYRALPRCVMSVPGLRDVTVDEVLSVVEKECRNLTSLRFNSILQRIDPDDLKSFKWEKVLAEWRENAPTFLKFLECQEDPEPTQIKEEQEELRTSQEEEQLQGLEADIIEFIFTPSCVKSECDQEDPLQSLTLPQTQTVENRESDSKPVDLKPFGTVTFSKKRLSECRFCKKRYNSTYKLKTHVRLCHGGKPCTCPVCGKTFKLKKDLSRHMSIHTGEKRFSCGDCGKCFSQKGVLEKHILTHTGEKPFSCGDCGKSFNRKEHLTRHVLTHTGEKPFRCDCGKSFSLKNNLTMHKLTHTGEKPFSCGDCGKCFTRKHTLTYHKQTHTGEKPFSCGDCGKGFSLKNNLTNHIRTHTGEKPFSCGDCGKSFNHKAHLTRHTLTHTGEKPFSCGDCGKCFSRKQRLTEHIRTHTGEKPFRCGDCGKSFSLKQSLTEHIRTHTGEKSFSCGDCGKSFRLKKSLTEHIRTHTGENPFSCGDCGKSFTQKTNLLTHVKNVHKGRKQDEN, from the exons ATGGGAACTAACCTGGCCCAGGGACGTTACCGCGCGCTACCGAGGTGTGTCATGTCCGTACCTGGCCTACGTGACGTAACGGTCGACGAGGTGCTCAGCGTTGTGGAGAAGGAATGTAGAAATCTAACCAGCCTGAGGTTCAATTCCATCCTTCAACGGATCGACCCGGATGACCTGAAGAGCTTCAAGTGGGAGAAGGTTCTGGCTGAGTGGAGGGAGAACGCTCCCACCTTCCTCAAGTTCCTGGAATGT caggaggacccagagcccacacagattaaagaggaacaggaggaactcaggaccagtcaggaggaagagcagcttcaagGGCTGGAGGCTGATATCATAGAGTTCATATTCACTCCTTCCTGTGTGAAAAGTGAATGTGATCAGGAGGACCCACTTCAGTCCTTGACTCTTCCCCAAACCCAGActgtggagaacagagagagtgactCTAAACCAGTGGATCTCAAACCTTTTGGCACTGTGACCTTCTCCAAGAAGAGACTCAGCGAATGCCGCTTCTGCAAAAAACGCTACAACTCCACCTATAAACTGAAGACCCATGTTCGACTCTGTCACGGTGGGAAACCCTGCACCTGCCCTGTTTGTGGCAAGACCTTCAAACTCAAAAAAGATCTGTCCAGGCACATGAgtattcacacaggagagaaacgatttagctgtggtgactgtgggaaatgTTTCAGTCAGAAGGGAGTCCTAGAGAAGCATAtactgactcacacaggagagaaaccatttagctgtggtgactgtgggaaaagcttcaatCGCAAGGAGCACCTAACCAGGCATGTattgactcacacaggagagaaaccttttagatgtgactgtgggaaaagcttcagtCTCAAGAATAACCTAACCATGCATaaactgactcacacaggagagaaaccatttagctgtgggGACTGTGGGAAATGTTTCACTCGCAAGCACACTCTAACATATCATAAACAGActcatacaggagagaaaccatttagctgtggtgactgcggGAAAGGCTTCAGTCTCAAGAACAACCTAACCAATCATATacggactcacacaggagagaaaccatttagctgtggtgactgtgggaagagcttcaatcacaAGGCGCACCTAACCAGGCATacactgactcacacaggagagaaaccatttagctgtggtgactgtgggaaatgTTTCAGTCGCAAGCAGAGACTAACTGAACATATacggactcacacaggagagaaaccatttcgctgtggtgactgtgggaagagcttcagtctCAAGCAGAGCCTAACTGAACATATacggactcacacaggagagaaatcttttagctgtggtgactgtgggaagagcttccgTCTCAAGAAGAGCCTAACTGAACATATacggactcacacaggagagaacccgtttagctgtggtgactgtgggaagagcttcactcAGAAAACTAACCTGCTGACCCATGTGAAAAACGTCCACAAAGGAAGAAAACAGGATGAAAACTGA